AACATAGCCTTTTCAAGCTTTCCACTGAAGACGGCTTTATTGTCATCAACAGTAGGATTCTCAGTCAGTCCATAGGCAACACCTATTTCTGAGAAAGCATTAATACCTGAAGGAACATAAGCCTCTACATCAGCTGTAGTGGCTGTTACATTCTGCTTTTGTAACGATGTGATACCAGGCTCGAGTCTTAGATCCGTAATATCCTCGGTACAAGCGGCCAAGATGGCTACCATAGCAACCATTGAGCCTAATACATTATATATTCTTTTCATGTTACTTTTCATTTTTGTAATGCACCACATTCATGACGGCCTTTGGATACCGCCGGGACCAGAGTCCCGGCGGAACCATTGGCTGTGCTACTAATTCTTTTTAATTACTGCCCTACCAGTGTCTCCGGTAACGGTCAGAGTAATTGTATAATTACCCGCTTCAACAGCAATATTATCTCCACCTTGAGTCAATCCGTCAAGAGCACCACCCAGGTTCCAATCCCATTTATTATTGAGACGGAATTTGATTTCTCCAGTGGCAAGGTCTGTAGTAACATACCAGGTATCTGTCTTTTTATCATAGTCAAACATGATATCCGGACCATCCCATCCATTTGGAGTAGCAGACCCTACAATACCAAGCATATAAGGATCAAGCGTATAGGTTAATGCATTTACATCAACAGTCAGCTTGTAATATCCGCTTGTCTCAACAATTATTGCAGGTCCATCCTCTTCAATAGTACTACTTCCAGCAGCACCATATTCAGTGTTGGCTTCAGGATCCAGAAGAGTAAATGGATTAGCAGTACTAAGTTTAACAATACCGAAGTACACACCGTCACCAAGAGCAGACTCAATCTTTTGGCCCATTCCAGAACCTATCAGGTCAAGGCGAGGAAGACCATAAGGAGTAACAGTAGCAGTCTTAACATCAGAAACGTATTCAAACGGATTGCTTCCGGTACCTGGCGCTCCTGTTCCAGCATCAACAGTCAGTACAGCTCTTACACGAAACTCGGCACTAGATGCTACATCTTCGGTAAATTTCCTTAGTAACAACGCATTAAGGTCGCTGACAACAATATCAACCTTCTCAATACTGAATCCGTTGTAAATGACCACCGGATCGGCAAAGTTATTACCTACGGCATCAGCTTCCAGAAAATAACGGGCTGAAGCTTTAAAACCAGCATCGAGAGGTGAACAGATAAAGCTCAATGTCTGTGTGCCGTTGTCACGTGACAATGTCATACCAGGCATTGTCACTATCTGGGGAGCAACAGCATCTTCACGAAGGAAGAGCTTATCCTCATCTTTTTCACATGAGAATAGAATTCCTGCTATCCCAACAAGTCCTATATATTTTAAAAAACGTGTCTTCATAAAACTCAGTGTTTTGTTGTTAATACCTGGTCAGTTATTAGTAACCCTGATTCTGTATCATATTCGGGTTGGCTGCAACCTCTTCACCTGGTATCGGATAAAGGTTCAAATGTGGAGAAGTAGCTACTCCAGCAAATACTCCACCCTTCCATTGCCAGTGATAGGTACCGTTGGTAAACTGACCAAAGCGAATAAGGTCTGTACGGCGATGTGCTTCGTAATAAAATTCTCTTGCACGTTCGTCAAGCAGGAACCTTTCAGTCAGTTGGGCTGCAGTGATATTGCCTGAAGTACCACCAAAGGCACGTTCACGTATTACGTTCACATCATCAACTGCATCTTCTATTTCACCTAGTCTGAACCGTGCTTCTGCACGCATCAGATATGCATCAGCAAGGCGGAAGATTGGAAAGTCAGTACAAGCATATGCTTCGTTGTAGTTCTCCGGGTTACTGCCATCAGCATTTGTTGCAGTAAACTTATAAACCCCGATACCGAAGTCACCGCTTGCACCTGCTGTTGGGATATCGATACTCTTCTTGATCCTTAGATATACTCTTGTATCTGGACACTGTGTAAAGAAAGGATCATTTGCAGGAACAGGTACATTACCGTAAGTAGCTAATGTATCTACAAGGATATTCATAAAATCCTTCCTTGCCCTGTTACCGTTCCAGTTTGGATTGGCAGGGAGGTTGTGAATCTCCTGAGCAGGAAGATATTCAGCATCACTACTTGATTGGATCAGGAAGGTAGTACCGACATAACCCTGAGTATTGATGCCATCTTGCTCCCATGCAAAAATCATCTCCCTGTTGGCAGGATAGTGATTATCTGCACTAAAGTTCTGACGATAGTTTGGATTCAACTCATACTTACCGCTTTCAATAACCTTTGTTGCATATTCAATACAGTCTTCCCATCTTGGAGTCCCAGTATACACTTCAGCATTCAGGTATAGACGAGCTAACAACATCCAAACTGCGCCTCTGTCAGCTTGTTGTGAGTGGGTACCGGGAGCTGCAACAAGGTTTTCAATAGCCAGAAGTTCATTCTCGATATATTCAAACAACTCAGCTCTTGACACCTGTTTTGGGAAGGACTTACCTACTCCATCTTCTTCAGTAACAAACGGAGGATTGCCAAATAGGTCAATGTGCCAGTAATAGGCCAGGGCCCTAAGGAATCTTGCTTCAGCATTGTACCTTGCAATATCTGGATCCTCGATATTCTTGGTAAGAGCAATGAAATCATTAGCATAGGTAACGCTAAGTCCCAGACGCTGATACAAAGCTGTAAGAAATGGGTTACTTGGACTCCAGGTTTGAGTATTCAAATCTGCAATACCAACATCACCCCATGCGCAGATAGCCTCATCAGTAGGCAGCTCTTGCAGGTTCCACAATGCACGCATAGTGGTAAAGAAGTTTTCGTCACCTGAACTAATATCAGCACCACCATTAGCACCTTGTCCAGGAATAATAAAGCTGGCATAGATCTTGGCCAGAACCTGTTCCATATGAGCCTCAGTCAGGTTACCTGAAAGAATGGTATCCGGATCCTTTGGCGTAACATCCAAATCATCCACACAAGCGCTAAATGCGAAGGGAATGACCAAACCTATTATCGATAATAACTTTTTCATAGTCAATGTGTTTTTGATTCGAACTAATTAAAAGCTCAGGTTGATACCAAGCATGAACACCTGAGGACGTGGATAGATGTTATTGTCAACACCACCTTCAACTTCCGGGTCTAAGCCACTGTACTTTGTAATAGTCCAGATATTTTGTGCAGTAAGGCTGACATATGCTGAAAGCCTATCTGTCAGATTCCCAACATTGTATCCGGCAGTAATATTATCCAGTTTAAAAAATGAAGCATTTTCTACGTAGTAGTCACTTGTAAACTGCCTCTTAACAA
The genomic region above belongs to Xiashengella succiniciproducens and contains:
- a CDS encoding SusE domain-containing protein, whose amino-acid sequence is MKTRFLKYIGLVGIAGILFSCEKDEDKLFLREDAVAPQIVTMPGMTLSRDNGTQTLSFICSPLDAGFKASARYFLEADAVGNNFADPVVIYNGFSIEKVDIVVSDLNALLLRKFTEDVASSAEFRVRAVLTVDAGTGAPGTGSNPFEYVSDVKTATVTPYGLPRLDLIGSGMGQKIESALGDGVYFGIVKLSTANPFTLLDPEANTEYGAAGSSTIEEDGPAIIVETSGYYKLTVDVNALTYTLDPYMLGIVGSATPNGWDGPDIMFDYDKKTDTWYVTTDLATGEIKFRLNNKWDWNLGGALDGLTQGGDNIAVEAGNYTITLTVTGDTGRAVIKKN
- a CDS encoding RagB/SusD family nutrient uptake outer membrane protein, which produces MKKLLSIIGLVIPFAFSACVDDLDVTPKDPDTILSGNLTEAHMEQVLAKIYASFIIPGQGANGGADISSGDENFFTTMRALWNLQELPTDEAICAWGDVGIADLNTQTWSPSNPFLTALYQRLGLSVTYANDFIALTKNIEDPDIARYNAEARFLRALAYYWHIDLFGNPPFVTEEDGVGKSFPKQVSRAELFEYIENELLAIENLVAAPGTHSQQADRGAVWMLLARLYLNAEVYTGTPRWEDCIEYATKVIESGKYELNPNYRQNFSADNHYPANREMIFAWEQDGINTQGYVGTTFLIQSSSDAEYLPAQEIHNLPANPNWNGNRARKDFMNILVDTLATYGNVPVPANDPFFTQCPDTRVYLRIKKSIDIPTAGASGDFGIGVYKFTATNADGSNPENYNEAYACTDFPIFRLADAYLMRAEARFRLGEIEDAVDDVNVIRERAFGGTSGNITAAQLTERFLLDERAREFYYEAHRRTDLIRFGQFTNGTYHWQWKGGVFAGVATSPHLNLYPIPGEEVAANPNMIQNQGY